One window of the Strix uralensis isolate ZFMK-TIS-50842 chromosome 3, bStrUra1, whole genome shotgun sequence genome contains the following:
- the SCAF8 gene encoding SR-related and CTD-associated factor 8 isoform X4 — MDRFDFGEESEQNEEPKKETPTSQLPLVSESVNNSLFHQLAEQLQQQNLEHLRQQLLEQQQPQKASPEENQEGNFGSEHSASPSQGSSQQQFLEVETNVDDSMDIQQQDMDIDEGQDVAEEEIFEQEEKKSAVRSRSRTRSRSRSRSPRKRRSRSRSGSRKRKHRKRSRSRSRERKRKSSRSYSSERRAREREKERQKKGLPPIRSKTLSVCSTTLWVGQVDKKATQQDLTNLFEEFGQIESINMIPPRGCAYVCMVHRQDAYRALQKLSSGSYKIGSKIIKIAWALNKGVKTEYKQFWDVDLGVSYIPWEKVKLDDLEGFAEGGMIDQETVNTEWETARSSEAAKENTQTTQSAAVDKSTVITTQTEAYTQPVTMLQIPVAPAVPAVSLVPPAFPVTMSVPPPGYSAIPPPPFLRASFNPSQPPPGYMPPPVPPVVPPPVVPPPVVPPVVPTPLVQPPLPIAQETMKDVPFTSLVLPVGTVTSNLATPTLSAGSVFNPLPINKPESDEKGSHLTDLQISSSENNRSVQTDVSSSSGLGVQPPSVSSSSGLTGEGQPPSVSSSSGLAGGVQPPSVSSSSGLVGGVQPPTVSSSSGLAGGVQLPTVSSSSSLAGGVQPTSVSSSSGLMAGVQPPNVSSSSGLLAGVHPPSVSNSPGLLTGMQPPNVSSSSGVLAGVQPPSVSSNSGLLIMPPPNVSSSSGLMGVPPPNISSSSGLLAMQHPAGVQNMPHLNISSQRMPGMPLIDIRPGLMPHSPGPRFPLMQPGMPPQRTIPPPAILDPSLHPPPRGPFPPGDIFNQTERPFGTPGRQNIDSISNPEKRLPLGGDNIQQEGDRDYRFPPVENRDNLNRPSAVDVRDSVGRPPVDPREGIGRPPVDGREHFARPHVDMRENFGRPGIDNLGRREHFGFNSDKHWGQRGDYDEREHHAFPVYGGPKGFHEDRERFRHVNYRFDSRSGPNWNRGFEQDAHRDFDDRRRPWERQRDRDDRDFNFCREINGNRFGRDRMSNNWIPPPHPRVFEYFDGATSQRKAENMPQVNGENTETESQPPTAQVQDDPELYEKLSSSVEINKEKSDTEADIESEPVVESTETEGT, encoded by the exons gcAAGCCCTGAGGAGAATCAAGAAGGAAATTTTGGTTCAGAGCACTCTGCTTCACCGTCACAAGGGAGTAGTCAGCAGCAGTTTTTAGAAGTGGAAACGAATGTAGATGATTCAATGGATATTCAACAACAG GACATGGATATAGATGAAGGACAGGATGTTGCTGAAGAAGAGATTTTtgaacaagaggaaaagaaatcagcTGTTCGTTCAAGATCAAGAACTCGTTCAAGATCTCGTTCAAG GTCACCAAGAAAACGAAGGTCTAGATCACGGTCTGGTTCTCGTAAGCGTAAACACAGAAAACGTTCACGCTCAAGatcaagagaaaggaagagaaagtcatcTCGGTCATATTCCAGTGAAAGAAGAGctagggaaagggaaaaagaacgTCAGAAAAAGGGATTGCCTCCTATACGGTCAAAAACACTAAGTG TTTGCAGTACTACTCTTTGGGTAGGTCAAGTAGACAAGAAGGCTACACAGCAAGATTTAACTAACTTGTTTGAAGAATTTGGACAAATAGAGTCAATTAAT ATGATTCCCCCAAGAGGTTGTGCTTATGTTTGTATGGTTCATAGACAAGATGCTTATCGTGCTCTTCAGAAACTTAGTTCTGGGTCCTATAAAATAGGATCTAAAATTATTAAG attgcCTGGGCTTTGAATAAAGGTGTCAAAACAGAATACAAGCAATTCTGGGATGTGGATCTGGGAGTTTCATATATTCCTTGGGAGAAAGTAAAATTGGATGATTTGGAGGGCTTTGCTGAAGGTGGCATGATTGACCAGGAAACAGTAAATACAG aatgggAAACAGCCAGAAGCTCAGAAGCTGCTAAAGAAAATACTCAAACTACACAGAGTGCTGCAGTTGATAAGAGTACAGTTATTACAACGCAGACAGAAGCTTACACACAACCAGTCACTATGCTGCAG ATTCCAGtagctccagctgtgcctgctgTTAGCTTGGTTCCACCTGCATTTCCCGTCACAATGTCTGTCCCTCCTCCTGGTTATAGCGCAATTCCTCCTCCACCCTTCTTGCGAGCAAGTTTCAACCCTTCACAGCCACCTCCAG gtTATATGCCTCCCCCAGTTCCACCTGTGGTTCCACCACCTGTTGTCCCGCCACCTGTTGTCCCACCAGTTGTCCCAACAC CTTTAGTACAGCCTCCATTACCAATTGCACAAGAGACGATGAAGGATGTTCCTTTTACTAGCCTTGTTCTACCAGTTGGCACAGTTACTAGCAATCTAGCTACTCCAACGTTATCTGCTGGAAGTGTTTTTAATCCTCTGCCAATCAACAAACCAGAATCGGATGAAAAGGGATCACATCTTACAGACCTTCAGATTTCTTCCAGTGAAAACAATAGATCTG TGCAAACTGATGTCTCAAGTAGCTCTGGACTTGGAGTGCAGCCACCCAGCGTCTCAAGCAGTTCTGGGCTTACTGGAGAAGGGCAGCCACCCAGTGTCTCAAGTAGCTCTGGACTTGCAGGGGGAGTACAGCCACCCAGTGTTTCAAGCAGCTCTGGACTTGTAGGAGGAGTGCAGCCACCAACTGTTTCAAGCAGTTCTGGTCTTGCAGGAGGAGTGCAGCTACCTACTGTTTCCAGTAGCTCTTCTCTTGCTGGCGGAGTTCAGCCAACCAGCGTCTCAAGTAGCTCTGGACTTATGGCTGGAGTGCAACCACCAAATGTCTCAAGTAGCTCAGGGCTTCTAGCTGGAGTGCATCCACCCAGTGTCTCAAACAGCCCTGGCCTTCTGACAGGAATGCAGCCACCCAATGTCTCAAGCAGCTCAGGAGTTTTGGCAGGAGTACAGCCACCGAGTGTCTCAAGCAACTCTGGGCTGCTTATAATGCCACCACCCAATGTTTCAAGTAGTTCTGGACTTATGGGAGTGCCACCACCAAATATTTCAAGTAGTTCTGGACTTCTGGCAATGCAGCATCCAGCTGGGGTTCAAAACATGCCTCATTTAAATATTAGTAGTCAAAGGATGCCAGGAATGCCTCTCATAGATATCCGTCCAGGCCTAATGCCCCATTCGCCTGGACCAAGGTTTCCATTAATGCAGCCAGGAATGCCACCGCAGCGTACCATTCCTCCTCCAGCAATCCTTGATCCATCTCTTCACCCACCACCTCGAGGTCCTTTTCCTCCAGGAGatatttttaatcaaacagaAAGACCTTTTGGAACACCAGGAAGACAAAATATTGATAGCATTTCTAACCCAGAGAAAAGACTACCACTTGGAGGCGATAACATTCAGCAGGAAGGAGACAGAGATTATCGCTTCCCTCCAGTGGAAAACCGAGATAATCTTAACAGACCATCTGCAGTGGATGTCAGAGATTCTGTTGGACGACCACCAGTTGATCCAAGAGAGGGTATAGGAAGGCCTCCAGTAGATGGAAGAGAACACTTTGCAAGACCACATGTAGACATGAGAGAAAATTTTGGAAGACCAGGTATAGATAACCTTGGTCGAAGAGAGCATTTTGGTTTCAATTCAGACAAGCACTGGGGACAGAGAGGAGATTATGATGAAAGAGAGCACCACGCCTTCCCTGTTTATGGTGGCCCTAAAGGCTTCCATGAAGACAGAGAGCGGTTTCGGCATGTAAACTATAGGTTTGATAGTAGAAGTGGTCCCAATTGGAATAGAGGATTTGAACAAGATGCTCACAGAGATTTTGATGACCGCCGAAGACCCTGGGAAAGACAGAGGGATAGGGATgacagagattttaatttttgcagaGAAATTAATGGGAACAGGTTTGGAAGAGACAGAATGTCAAACAACTGGATCCCCCCTCCACATCCACGGGTTTTTGAATATTTTGATGGGGCCACTTCCCAACGCAAAGCTGAGAATATGCCCCAGGTAAACGGTGAAAATACAGAGACAGAAAGTCAGCCACCAACTGCACAGGTGCAGGACGATCCAGAACTTTATGAAAAACTGTCATCTTCCGTCGAGATAAACAAAGAGAAGAGTGACACAGAAGCTGATATAGAAAGTGAACCAGTGGTAGAAAGCACAGAAACTGAGGGGACATAA